ttttcttattaaaaaatatatatatgtaagtatttatttaatttttgtttttatttaatttttcttataaataaatgaattacaATCAGTTCtccttaaaaaacacaaaaaaaaattgctaaaatttaacacctcaattttttttttataaaaaaatacagatatagttttttttattgctgctgttgtggctattgttttcaattaaatttatttttaagaaatatcatttaagtctatagttttgttttataccttaataagataaacttttaaattgtttacatttttatatatattaaacaaaaatattttaaattacaaaaaaatattaaagttttaaatagaaattattaaaaatattttaatttaaacttaaatatctattaaatgattttaaaagaaaatacaggGTTCGgaaaaaatacctttaaaaaatttttttaaacatttctcaaaaaaaaaaaaaaaaaaattcttcttaaactaaaagtaaatataaaataaaattaaatagttttaagacATCAGGGTTGGTAAGTAGTTGTTTAAACACATAGAaataaatatcttttcaaaaattaaaaaacaaattttaaaattttttcaaataaaattgagaccaatttttttttttttaattaaaatttaacaccaGTTAACAGTGATAAGAAATCTAACCTCaattttaattctctttttacaataaaaccTTGTTaacttcttatagaaaattttgtcaaatatttttatatttcaaaacaatttcaaaacccaaaataaaaactaacctcaaattattctattaaagttttgaaatttttatttcaacatgaATTTTCAGTtcgaatttcattaaaaaaaaggatttgAAACTGGAAAaagcaaataattaaaaaattttcaaaaaaaaatcaattgaaaatatttgaataatttgaaaattgttgaaataaaattctgaaatatttctttaaataacgaattttttaaactgtaactAAAAACTCAAATCCGCAAGCAAATTTTggttaaaactgttttaaattgtaataattttaaaaatgttctaaataaatcgattaaaaatattggtttGAATTCAAAACTTTGGAAATGTtgaaatgaaattgtaaaatttttcttttaaaaacgaatttttaaactgaaagttaaaaattttaaaaaattctataaagaaaaactaagtactgtaaacaaattttgtttaaaaatgttttaaattaaaataattttaaaagtttttaaataaattggatCGTAtgcaaaacttaaataaaatttagtttaagttttgaaatttttgattcaGAATAAATGTTTAAgactatttttaaagtaaagcaAACTGAAAACTAATATTTCTcacaattttcaaagaaaaacaaaattttaattaaaaatttaaaaaaaaaacaaaaatttcaaaaaaaaattataaaaaaactaagttttggaatcaaattttgtttaaaagtccgtaattaaaattttcagaaaatttcgagtttaaattttgaaatctttgaatttagaataaattttcgaactgaaaactaaaattttcttaaatttttaaagcgaAAAGGATCCAGAGctataattttgtttcaaatgttttaaaactgcAACAATCggattaaaaattattgattaaattcgaaatttttaaagtaaattttgaaatttttattttagaacaaatttttaaattgaaaactaatttttttttaattttgaaagctAAAAAGGCATCTGggttgtaattttgtttaaacatgtttaaaactgcaaaaattccaaaccttttaaaaaaatctgatcaataattggtttttatttaaaatttttaggttaATGTTTGATATCTTTGTTTCACAGCAAATTTCCTAATAGAAACCACaaattttcttatagttttcttttaaaaaggaattctgagaacaaatttagtttaaaacatttaaaaatgtaaaaattttagatatttttaaagaaatctaaacaaaatattttctgaaattgAAAACTGTTTAATATTTGAGGTTAAAGGttgcaaaatctaaaatttgaacataaaaaaccaaaattttagttttttcaaaagaaaacttaatctTGAgatcaaattttgttaaaattttaacaaaattcaaaatcagtgcaaaataaataaatcagagttttttaaataaatttaaacgatatattttctaaaattcaaaCATTGTGAAATTTAAGGTTAATGATTTCaaaatctaagaaaattttaggttaaatattgaaatatggtTACTTCAGAATCTAACAAtttaaaagctaaattaattttgaaatcaaattaaTATCTAAAGAAATCGAAACaacattttgcttaaaatacaaaactaaaaaaaggttATGctcaaaatttatagaaaatgtttaggtCCGATTTTAGAATTCTTTTAAAGGAAGGAAATTTCcctaaagttttcaaaattctatataatttctaaagttttgaaaattttatataattttgaaaactttagtaTAATTTTCAACTTTAAATGAGCAAAAGAAAATCctaactttaaaatttacataaaattgagtttaattatggaatttttaaacaaatttcgatttcATGATTCAACATTTCCtgatttcaaatttcaaaaccctgatgtttttaaaaaaatgttttttttttataaaaattaaactaataaaGAAAGTTAAAAGAGATgtgcaaatttaaattaaaatgaaatttcatacaaaatttcaatatcaaGTTAATTTtgattctatttaaaaaaaaccactcctttttcaaaacttttgctatatttttcaaatttcagcAGATATTTGCTtgctaaaacaaataaacatttctacaaattttcttttaggagtttttgttgttgttatttgtttataaactaattttaaacattttaaagaaaatactgcaaaatgtgtatttaaaataaaaattttgtttaaaatttaaaaaaattcgttaacgactagaaaatgttaaaaaaagtagaagaaaattgaaaaaaagacaagaaatatgaaaaaaaaacttccaaaccCTGTAAATAATGGAAAAAGAATATTAATGGATTATTAAGGGACTACCAAGACCTAAATCTGTAAAAGTATAAGATGTAAGGAATGGGGTTGAATGGAAAGGGAAGGGAGAGGGGCTGGTCACATTTATATAACTATTACTGTATTATCTATTTAATTCTATTATATATTAGAAACTAAAACTATATCTGCTGTAGTAATTAAATGGTTGATGTGAGTGATCTCGTTCATTGGGCGTGTTAGCAAAGAAAACTTATATAAATGTCTTCTTTACTGGGGAGGATTTTTCATGCACTTGATCGAGAGGAAATCAACTTAATTGAGGTGttacattaatataaaaatctttaccTATTAAGAGTAGAGAAGGCTCAGAACCATCATAGGGATAGAAATAAGCAAATTCGCCGGTAAGTTTCTGCTTGTCCTTGGCCTGTACTAGAACTGGGGGTAATTCTTCGATGTTGCCTTCAAGATGAAATTCATGCTGTTCATGGGTTAGTATTAGATCACCAGCCATGGTGGGTATGGTTGGTTGGGTATCCTCTGCTAAATCGTCGTGTAGACAGCAtgatgttggtgttgttgttgttgtgggggaagattttaaattatttatggtaGTTTTAAGGTTGAAAGGGGATGTGTGGCTGCTGCAGTTGTTGGTGGTGGTGTTGGCGGCATCTGTAGTTGAATTGATGAGTGatgtgatgatgttgttgttgttgcttttgttgcaATTGCTGGAAAAGGGTATAATGGAATCTATAATAAACTTGGCCGGAGCtactgttgatgttgttgttggtgttgtggttgttaaaattatatctgctgctgttgctgcctTCGTAtatgctgttgctgttgtatttGATGTGGTCGTTGTGGGTGAGACACTTAATCACGTACTCAGCCATGTCGAATTGCAGGTGCAAATTGTTGTGGGAATCACAGGTGCATAGTAGACGCCATTGGCATAAATCAAACCCGGAGGACCGGCTTGTATTTGTATTGTTTGTGGTGCCGTTGAGGCCTGAGCCGTTTGAGGAACcgtttgctgttgctgctgctgctgtgaTTGTTGGTTTTGcggctgttgctgctgctgctgggtCTGATCAGCTGGATTTGTGGCTGGCATGGCACAGCAAATGGTGGCTGTTTGTGGCGGCGTTTGTGGAACCTGTTGTAAGTAGATAGTGTGTGTATTGTgaggttgttgctgctgctgttgttgctgctgcggTGTTTGACACGGCGTTGTATTCACCATAGTCATTGTGGTTGTATGTTGCTCAACCAAatgttgatgttgctgctgaTACTGTTGCTGttggtgttgttgctgctgctgctgctgttgatgatgatgctgttgttgatgctgctgctgatgatgatgttgttgctgctgctgctgttcatGAACCTGTTTTTGCTGCTCCTTGTACAGCACCTGTGCGGCCAACGATTGTATCAACAGCAATGTCTGCCGTCTCTCGTGACCCATCAGGCATACTGTTGAATTCTCCACCACCTCACGTAAATGCATCAGGTACTGGTACTGCAAGGGCTCCTCATCGACACCCCAGAAGTGATTTCTTAAATAGGCCTCCAATTTCACAGTCTGGGTATTGATGTCTGGAAAATCGATAAAGAAACGCGAGCACATGTAGCGCTCCAACGTTTTGATGCGCTGATTGTCGACTGGCTTATAGTTGCGCACCAGCAAATTGCAATACTTGAGCAGACCACCGCCTCGTATCTCTTCGGGTTGCCGCGTTGAGATCAGTTTCTTTTCCAAGTGATACAAGGCTTCTTGGAAATCGCCGTAGACGGACTCTCCCACGACGGTGGGATAGAAGTTCTCCGATATTGGCAAGGCTGCACAATCGTAGAAGAGCAGCAACGAGTCGAGAACAATTTGGAAGGAATCGACGGAAAACTCGAATTGTCGCCGCATAGTATCGACGAATTTCAGTTCGACATTTTTGTGACCGGGCGAATTGCCCAATGATATTAGCGACCAGCGATCGCCATCGTTATTATTATTCACCTTGACCATTTTGCCAACGTATGCCTCCTTGAGCGCACACGGCATGATGCGACGCTTGGAAACACCTTCGGGCAATAGGTCGAGCAATGTGTTCAGTACCGCTGTTTTGACACGATCAAAGTGACGTGGTGAGCTCAGCTCAATGGCATAAATTAAATCCAGATCATTATAAGGCTGATCCTCTGAAGCCAATACATGACTAGCTGCTCCGCCGTTCAAGCGTATATCCTTGACTATCACACCGGCACCACCGGAACCCACATCGGCCTCCAATTTGCGCCTCACCGAATTCACCAAGTCTTTCAGTGTCACCTCCAATGTGGGAAAATTACCACGTCCATGTATGGCCACCTTCTCGTCCATGACATTGTGTAGTTTGCGTACCTGTTCGAATGACAGCACAGCCAAACGTTGTGTACCACCCGTATCGACGCTCTCCAGCGAGCCATGATCTGATGTGGAGGCTATCGATGAGCCGGAACTGGGTGATGGTGGTGGGGTTTCGGTGCCACCGTCTGAATGAAAACCATCGTCAATTTGATAAACGTCCATTCTGTTGGATCTTTGTGTGTGATATGACGAATCGGGTGCGTCTAGTGTCCCGCACTGTAATGAAAGAAAAAGATCGTAGAAGTTTAGtaagttattttaatttgtaattaatcTTAGAATTGTATAAAGTAATTaggtgtttttttgttaaatatttttttaggttattttaagtttacacgtaaatttgttttttgatttttaatttacgGCCcactattaatttatattttttttatttcaaaatatttctgcGAATTGTGGgtgttattaagaaaaattactacacttttgttttttgctgttgttgtgtgtttaaatacatataaatttgttgtacattaaaaaaaaaataaaaataaaagttttttgtttttaaataaaatccattTCTAGACAAATTTGTTCAATACTTTTAACAAATCAACCAACCACAACAAGAGACGctaaatttttaatgacaaaaaaaaaaacaaaatcgaaattaaaaggaaattgtagactataaaataacaacagaaacaacaacaaaatacaaatctAAAATACAACAATTGACAAGACATTAGAAAAATAACAAgactaaaattgcaaaaataaaatagaaataaagaaaacattaccaaaaaagcataaaaattcttgaaatgatatataaacgatttatagtgtagaaaataattataaggtttttcttttcaaataaaaaaaaaaacatgttgagGCATAAAACAAGCACTAGATTTAAtctaagatttatttttaattaaacttattttttgtacaGTTTGCTTTATAATTATTATCACCactgtttaattattttaaagtatgaTATAACATATGTTAAACATGGAAATTTTATCacatttctatttataaatcaattaaacattaatgttttgtcaaaaaaagaaatacttaaaaattacacatttaaataGGCAGCGTTATATCTGAGATTTCTATATTTCAATGGTCAACCGGAATAAACTATGGACagacctatagtccagactattagaTGGTCTTatctgtggactagtctatgtatAGTCTTATGATACGTCTATGAACATTTTGATTGAATCTAAAGATAAGTCCATGAAGTAGTCAACGAATTGGTCTATAGACCAAtgaatagattagtctatagactaaacttttggataggtttatggactagtcttttaATTAGTTACTGGGCTAGTCTTTTGTCTGCTTTATTGACttaactattgatcagtctatggactaatctattgattaaTTTATGGCCTAGTTTATTAATTAATCTTTGGTCTATATTAGTCTAAAAactactctagactatagatcagtctagtgGTTAGTCCATCGGTTAGATTATTGGTTAgtttattgattagtttatagactagtctattgacgactaatctattgattagGCTATGGTCTTACCTATTGATTTGGCTATGAGCCGGTCTGCTGAATAGTCATGGACTAGTCATTTGCTTGATTATTCTCTGTTATAGGCTACTGATTGAGTCAAAGAGGaaaaaactagtctatagattagtctatgcgTTAGTCCATcgtctagtctattggctagtccaacagctagtctattgtttagttcaTAATGGTCCGTTGattgatcagtctgtagtctagtctattagttAGTCGATGGACTTGCCATGGAcaagtctatggattagtctatgtaataatctattgattagtatataaactagtctattggttaatgtatggactagtcttttgattcttctataggctagtctctTGATATGTCTATGTAATAGTACAATGACTAGTACAAggtctagtctatgaactattgacttgactattgattagtctactgATTGGTCCATAGACCATTAGATAACCaatgaactagactattgattagtttatgtACTAGTCTATGAAATAGTTTAAGGACAAgtttattgattagtttataatctagtccacTGATTGGTCTATCGACTAGCCTCTTGGTTAGTTTGTGGACTATTCATTTGATAATactatgtactagtctattgGTTAGTCTATTGTTTACTTTATgtactaatctattgacttgtctatatactagtcgattaactagtctattggtTAGTCTATGTGCTAGTCTTTTAATTGATTAGCCTATTGATTATTGGTTGATCTATTGATTAGCCTATTAACTAAATGTTGTTTGGTTAagagaatagtctatggaccagTATATTGGTTAGCTTATGGACTAGTTAATTTATTAGTCTATAAACCAgtcaattgattagtctatggCTTCAAAtttattgacttgtctatgtACTAGTcgatgaactagtctattgctTAGTTTATGGAGTAGTCTTTTGATTGGATTATTCTATTCATTGCTTAAGGGACTAGTCTATGATTAGTTTATATACGAGTCTATTGGTTATTCAATGGCCTACTCttttgactaatctatggaccagtctattgactaattcTATTGATGAGTACATCAACTAGTTTCTTAATTAGTCTCTGGCCTATTCTTTTGAGAAATCTTTGAACTTGTCTATTAGTTATTGGACTGGTCTGTTAATTAgccagtctagtttatagactagtcaatttaTTAGTTTACAGACATATCTATAAGTTAGTGTATGGCTTATTTATGGACTATATATGTACATGGCGTGAGAAAACACGTCATGGGAATAAATTACTGAAAATtaagctaaataaataaatttcacattttaaatataaaaactaaaagaagcGAAATAACCTTTACCCTGCACCAACAAAAACActcttataatttataaatacaataaatatttaaaaaaataaaataaagaatgtttaaaaatttcatgaaaaatatgcgtttttaaaaacacaataaaatacaaaggttgtttatttacaaaaaataaatagtattttcaaattttttcatactttGTCACTAATATTGTCTAATAGACGgttaattatttgattaataattttttttgtgtttttgcttttgtaaataaaacacgtatttaaaaaaaagccaaATTGAAAAGAGTTATAGACATTAAAGTATGTGCGTGcgtgtctgtctgtccatccttATGACAGACTAAACatacatgtctgtctgtctttttttctatatgacTGAGTAACATTATTATAATTGTCATTATTTCatcattaatttgttgtttcttttgtaacaatatactgttgttgttttcagtttgtttttttttttgaaaatattttaacaaaaatatttttggtattttgtttttcacttaattttctttaaaagcaaaaaaccaaaattttgtatataattttaagcaaaagaattaacaaattatgagttttataatgtttttgtgttttgtaattatttagtGGTgtcttttgttaatttgtttttttttttgttattgtgtgtGCGTTTgccattttaatttattcatcaTATCTAGTCATTATTAGTTGGCAAAATTAAAACgcatattatttacaaaaaaaaaaatatattctatgcACCCTACTATAAGCATACTTAAAGCTAAGGATCATATAAACACACAAAATCATCGTTTAAGCAACGCACTTAAACTAAGGTTTTGTTTAAACAAGGTTTAAATAAACCTTCAattacttttataataaaaagcaaCTTAATTTCTATAACAATTAAACATTCCTCGAAACCTCtacaaaaaaattgcttaattaaatttaagtaattatCCTTAACTATAAAAtcattatattacttttaacTTGGTTAAAATAGTGTGGTTtagttaaacttttaataagtaCTTAAGCAATTACTTAATATGGCAAATTAAACACAGTTTAATttacaacatacatatgtgtagtTAAACAGTTTAAGTGGAAATTACTATGATAATAATAGTAAAATTAAGGTATAGATAAAcagttgtatatatatttaattatttttcaaaaaagaaaaaaaaaaactattgctaatttttaattaaaagtgtaTATTTAGTGCTAAATACACTCGCTGTgtctttaataacaatttaacaaagtcattgttgttttgcaaattataatGCTAATTTGAATTGAGGTAAATGTAACTTGATTTAAGTGTTCTATAGGTGAGTTATAGTGCTCATTTGGGGTTATGGTGTTtaattttgcaaagaaaatttacatttctaAGAGGTCAATAAGCTTATTATTGGGACGACTTTCAAATAATGGGTCACATTGAAAATGTAAAGCTCTCcagttttatatttgtaaacttTTCAGTTTGATTTCGAAAATTGCAgtaaagaaattctaaaaaataaactaactgtgggcaagactatagaatatactacaaaccaggctatagaccataatgtaggctaaactatagactagactaaagactagactatatactagactataaactagactataaactagactataaactagaatatagactatactatagactagactatagactatactatactatagactagactatagactatactatactatactatagactagactatagactagactatagattagactatagactagactatagactagactatagactagactatagactagactatagactagactacagactagactatagactagactatagactagactatagactagactatagactagactatatattagactatagactagactatagactagactatagactagactatagactaggctataggctagactataggctagactatagactagactatagactatactatagactaggctatagactagactatagactagactaaattctAGGTTgttgttaaaagtttataaacattCTAGAGTGGCTAAAATTCGttgcttttctttaaaaaattgcggtttatttatgtttaaatcaaaatattaaaggaTTTGTTAAAGAGTAGAGGGATAGTTCGGTCGTATCCTTTAATATAATGGTGTGACCGACTCTTTATGTACATGttggtttttatagttttatatttttgtagcgcattatgcatttttaacaatttttttcttttgcattttgtgttttaatttagcgttttattatttgttttttttgcttagtttttttttattttttcaatttatatttcttttgattAAATATTCACTAAAagtacattgtttttttttttttttgtatatttaatctgttgttgctttttatgttatggttattttttttctatatactaTATCTTGAAAATAAGAAGaagaaattgaaatatttgtgttaattatgctaaatatgtttttaaatatatatttatagatattttatttatgtaaaaattcttccgtatttgtatattttccgcaagtagaaaatagaaaattgaaaaaagaagagattaaatttgtttaaattgaaattgatttaTGGCATTCagtttatattgttattattttatgaaatttttaaagaaatacaaatagttttttttattttttgaactataatatttaattgtaatatttatgtgaaatagAACAAATTTAATTGGTTTGTATAAGGAAATTTATACGATTTAGTGAAACTGagaaattttaagcaaaaacgaTTTGATCTTTATCTTTAGTTGATCATATAAAAAACTGTGTTGCTCATTGAACTAATCGCCTGTCGCCCTAATTGTAATTAAGTTAAAGCGAATGCTTgtctaaatttattaatattttaacaacaaattttataaatattttatattctataataatcaaacttaaaagtattttaaactcATAAACACGTGCTTTTCAGATATctatacaaacacaaaaa
The window above is part of the Lucilia cuprina isolate Lc7/37 chromosome 6, ASM2204524v1, whole genome shotgun sequence genome. Proteins encoded here:
- the LOC111679546 gene encoding cell wall protein DAN4: LSVSPTTTTSNTTATAYTKAATAADIILTTTTPTTTSTVAPAKFIIDSIIPFSSNCNKSNNNNIITSLINSTTDAANTTTNNCSSHTSPFNLKTTINNLKSSPTTTTTPTSCCLHDDLAEDTQPTIPTMAGDLILTHEQHEFHLEGNIEELPPVLVQAKDKQKLTGEFAYFYPYDGSEPSLLLIGKDFYINVTPQLS
- the LOC111679547 gene encoding terminal nucleotidyltransferase 5C isoform X2 — encoded protein: MKLANNLESNNAKCGTLDAPDSSYHTQRSNRMDVYQIDDGFHSDGGTETPPPSPSSGSSIASTSDHGSLESVDTGGTQRLAVLSFEQVRKLHNVMDEKVAIHGRGNFPTLEVTLKDLVNSVRRKLEADVGSGGAGVIVKDIRLNGGAASHVLASEDQPYNDLDLIYAIELSSPRHFDRVKTAVLNTLLDLLPEGVSKRRIMPCALKEAYVGKMVKVNNNNDGDRWSLISLGNSPGHKNVELKFVDTMRRQFEFSVDSFQIVLDSLLLFYDCAALPISENFYPTVVGESVYGDFQEALYHLEKKLISTRQPEEIRGGGLLKYCNLLVRNYKPVDNQRIKTLERYMCSRFFIDFPDINTQTVKLEAYLRNHFWGVDEEPLQYQYLMHLREVVENSTVCLMGHERRQTLLLIQSLAAQVLYKEQQKQVHEQQQQQQHHHQQQHQQQHHHQQQQQQQQHQQQQYQQQHQHLVEQHTTTMTMVNTTPCQTPQQQQQQQQQPHNTHTIYLQQVPQTPPQTATICCAMPATNPADQTQQQQQQPQNQQSQQQQQQQTVPQTAQASTAPQTIQIQAGPPGLIYANGVYYAPVIPTTICTCNSTWLST
- the LOC111679547 gene encoding uncharacterized protein LOC111679547 isoform X1 encodes the protein MVNNSNKTQKMKQKTPTTQQQHQQQQQQNVAEGVNNQKVTTQQQMASKNSNNGQNEQQTQLTAKRQATQQQQQQSSTAIKTQNLQNQTGNNNNNNKTKNQQQKAQQPQNNGNNQNKRRNSVNNNNNKQNNKSAAKSNNSNNNTTNKSQTKPSQTQTTNTETQQQQKTQNSKNQQKTTSYRNSSHSYAQTLGNTKQQQQNQQQQQKTTNNGNNNNTNTNNHKILTTNNTYNDNNPLPGEKSKNHKTNRTNSKSPSPITNENQNPNAQNSRRNSVKLTAADLLTAALAKPCAKCLKPTASNATDSSTTSYIALEPLTFKNYNSNNNNGNNAKQYRKSKSYVASSRHMSNGDLMSNGGGGGGGGNKSNSRQQYQRSQSDRRSSFDRHFAERNKNFVPIEAPAKPILASSNIHAVIVDTEKLVILERLGKGRSTYPIMQCGTLDAPDSSYHTQRSNRMDVYQIDDGFHSDGGTETPPPSPSSGSSIASTSDHGSLESVDTGGTQRLAVLSFEQVRKLHNVMDEKVAIHGRGNFPTLEVTLKDLVNSVRRKLEADVGSGGAGVIVKDIRLNGGAASHVLASEDQPYNDLDLIYAIELSSPRHFDRVKTAVLNTLLDLLPEGVSKRRIMPCALKEAYVGKMVKVNNNNDGDRWSLISLGNSPGHKNVELKFVDTMRRQFEFSVDSFQIVLDSLLLFYDCAALPISENFYPTVVGESVYGDFQEALYHLEKKLISTRQPEEIRGGGLLKYCNLLVRNYKPVDNQRIKTLERYMCSRFFIDFPDINTQTVKLEAYLRNHFWGVDEEPLQYQYLMHLREVVENSTVCLMGHERRQTLLLIQSLAAQVLYKEQQKQVHEQQQQQQHHHQQQHQQQHHHQQQQQQQQHQQQQYQQQHQHLVEQHTTTMTMVNTTPCQTPQQQQQQQQQPHNTHTIYLQQVPQTPPQTATICCAMPATNPADQTQQQQQQPQNQQSQQQQQQQTVPQTAQASTAPQTIQIQAGPPGLIYANGVYYAPVIPTTICTCNSTWLST